The uncultured Dysgonomonas sp. genome contains the following window.
ATTCAAAGGACGGGGGAATAAATATTCCGACTTTAAATGGCACTGGTACCACTTTTCCGGTGTCGGATTTGACGATGCTCAGAAAAAAAGCGGAATCTTCCGTATACTCGGAGAAAACAAATATTGGAGTGAAGGGGTAGATGACGAAAATGGCAATTATGATTTTTTGCTATGTAACGATTTAGATCTCGACCATCCGGAAGTGATAAAGGAACTGAACCGCTGGGGACTATGGGTTTCCAACGAATTGAATTTGGATGGTATGCGTCTCGATGCAGTGAAACACATGGAAGATAAGTTTGTTAAACAATTTCTGGAAACAGTAAGAGCCGAGAGGGGCGACGACTTCTATTCGGTTGCTGAATACTGGAACGGGGATCTGGAAACGTTAGAAAAATATCTTTCTGCTGTAAATAAAACGACCGATTTGTTCGATGTACCCCTGCATTATAATATGTATAAGGCCTCGATATTCGGCAAAGATTATGATTTGCAAGGGATACTGGACAATACTCTCGTTTTGCATCATCCGGACTATGCAGTCACTTTTGTGGATAACCACGACTCGCAACTGGGTAGCTCTCTGGAATCGGAAATAGAAGACTGGTTCAAACCTTCGGCTTACGCCCTCATCCTACTGATGGAGAAAGGATATCCCTGCATTTTTTATGGTGATTATTATGGTACAAACGGAGATAAATCGCGACATCAACCTATCATTGATCTATTACTGGATGCCCGGAGGAAATATGCTTACGGTGAGCAAAAAGACTATTTCGACCATCCCTCTACG
Protein-coding sequences here:
- a CDS encoding alpha-amylase — translated: MKNGVMMQYFEWNLPNDGNLWKQLKQDARHLHETGITAVWIPPAYKADEQQDEGYATYDLFDLGEFDQNSTVRTKYGTKDELIEMIGELHKNKISVYLDTVMNHKAEGDYTEKFKVKEVDPKERNKDISDEIEIQAWTGYLFKGRGNKYSDFKWHWYHFSGVGFDDAQKKSGIFRILGENKYWSEGVDDENGNYDFLLCNDLDLDHPEVIKELNRWGLWVSNELNLDGMRLDAVKHMEDKFVKQFLETVRAERGDDFYSVAEYWNGDLETLEKYLSAVNKTTDLFDVPLHYNMYKASIFGKDYDLQGILDNTLVLHHPDYAVTFVDNHDSQLGSSLESEIEDWFKPSAYALILLMEKGYPCIFYGDYYGTNGDKSRHQPIIDLLLDARRKYAYGEQKDYFDHPSTVGFVRLGDKDHPESGLVFLMSNGIEGNKIMNVGINRKGEVWYDITGNVQKKITIDDEGNGDFLVEGGALSVWVKS